The region AAAGATCCCCATAGGAGACCTTCACTCTTTTTGTGGTATCTAGAAATAGGGAGCATAGTTTCACACTAAGGGGTCGCCATTTAAGAAATAGATTAGAAAATTTTTTTCCTCCCAGAGTCAAAGATTCTTTAGAATTCTCCGTCTCAGCAGAGTCAATTAATATTTATGTACAAGGCAGGGATTCACAGACGCTGCTGTACAGGGCCATGGAGAGAAAGGGAAGTTGAGGCCAAGATCATATCAGCCATTATCTTATTGAATGATAACCTGGGCTCTGTGTGCCTCATTGGCCTGTTCCGTTCCCACCTTTTGTTTTCAGGTTATTTTCGCCCTTTAGTGTGACCTTCTCGCTCTATGAAGGAAAGTATCTGGCGACCTTCAGACAAATGATTGtccactgagtaaacaacttgtTCTCTACTGAATTGCAGTGAACtcagttattttatttatttgagtGACCTTAGTATAAATGCCGATCGAATGCCTTTCCTAATTTAAGATCAGTCGGCACTTTGTGATTGTATGAATTACTCAAGATGGTTCAGAACTTAAACTTTGGAAGAACTAAGCGGGTCGAAGAGCACCTGGGGTTGGAAAGGAACTGTCGACCTTTCAGATGCAGACCCCGCATCTCGACGCTCcccggcccgctgagttcctccagtagtttccGTTGGCTTCAGATTCCAGCGTCGGCCGTCTTTCATGTCTCCGGTCTTATTCTAACAATGACCACTAGGGGGTGTCCGAGAGCTGCCCACTGCGCTGGTTCCACTCCCAACAGCAAGAAGTGTCTCACAGATATGACTAAAATATATATAACAAAGGACGTGGTCAGCTGTCATTTAATAGCTGGACCTGATTTATATAAGATATATAAACAGCATAGTAACTTAATTTTTGGTATCGGTTCAGGACTGGGAATTCGGGAGATCTGGCAACAAATTTGTCCACTTCATGCTTTCTAAGTGGCAAGCTTTCTCCTGTGTGAAGTAATTTGCTACCTTTCCCCCCTTTACGCAACAGACAAGGTCAGGTTGGGGAAGGTGAGCAACCCCCGGAAGAGCGGACAcaccacagacagcagtggtggagtccagagcaacacacaaaccgctggaggaactcggcaggtcaggcagcatcctggtttcGGGTGTCCACCCAAAGCTTCCACAATTCCTGTCCTCTCACAGATACCGCTTGATccgctgagttcctacagcacctTGTGTGTTTCCCGAGAAAAGAGGATTATCTGAGTCCGTTTTCTCCTCGTCAACCAGCAGTACCCAGTGCTGCAACCTCGAGAGGGTTCCTCAAGGTAAAAGAAACCAGGCGAAATCCACATGAACTTCTGTGCGTAATTTGAAGGAATCGAATGTTACTGTATGGATCTAGGCGAGAAAGTCCAACCCTACGAAACACACCAATTTTAGAAATCTATTCAACAAGCCATAACTCTCCAAGAAATTCCGAGGAGTTATCTCGTGAAGCCGGAAGAAGGGATATGAGAAAGCAACAGGGATATCAAACAATCTGCCTGAGGAACTCAACGAGTGGAGCAGCATCCGGGGAGTGGGGGAGAAATGTCGAGGATTTGGGTCGTTTCCAGTAAATGGGATAAGTTTGGCGTTGAGGGAGTGCCCGAGGTCCTGTTCTTCTCCATTTCAAGAAACCAGCGAGAACCATACCCATACGTTATGCTTTAAGCACGCCATTCAAGGGCGTCGATTCTCCGTGTTGGGGCCTCCTCTCGATTAGTGTTTAAAAAGCAACTCGTTTTGCGCCATAGCATCTCCTGTGCGGTATCGTGAAAGCTCTTGAATCCATTCCGTTTCTCGGTCACCGTGTAAGTCTTCGCATGAAAGGCGACAATCGCAGCTCTGGGCAATACAAAGGCCAGCTCATTGTCGGAGTCTGTTAATACAGTTTGTATGTAGGAAACCGGTCGCAATCGTTCTCAAATCGCCTGATGTCAGTCAGCTTGTTTGCATTTGAATCGGCTGGGATCAGTTCCGTCCACTGACAATCTCCAGGCGGGCTCACTGTCAGCAGGTGACCGAAGTTACATCTGAAGTGAAATCAAATTCATTATGTCCCAGCCAAAGTTCAGGCAGCTCGTCCACTCGATCCAAACCCAATTCCAGCACTAAGGTCATGAGCACGTCCTCATCTATGAGATCCGTGTCGATGATGCCCGGGGCATGTGGGGCTGGAGCTCCCGGGATGGCCTGTGCCGGGGACTGGACAGCACCCGATGCCTGGTTGTCTCCGGACGGCGGGGCGGGCTGCAGCGCCGAGCTGTGGTACTGGCTGTTGAGTTTCTGCAGCTGGAAGCTGGCCAACAGCTGCGGGCCGTGCAGGGTGAACTGTTGCTTCTGCACCCCGCACGAAGCGATCAGCCCCGCGTTAAACTGCCCACTGGGGCCGCTGGGAACCCTGCTCCGAATCACCGAACCTCCGTAGTGCAGCATGGCGACCGTTTCGCACTCCTTCAGTCCCGGGTACACGAGGGAACTCATCGACCAGCAGAGACCAGACAGGGGcctgaaagggggaggagagggaaataaaaaagttttacCAAGGATAAGCATAAAGACTGCCCCTTAATCTTCATCAAGGAACAGACACCATAAATATGTTCATCCTAGGGCTTTTGAATCTTTGTTattctgctgaaggatctcaactCGCAGAGTTGCAAAGTTTCCTCTGACCTATATTTTGCAAATTATCTCCATAAAGAAAATGTTGCAAAGCAAGACAGCAAGGCAGGCCAGAAACGAAGTTCTTGGGAAATGCTTCCCGTTGACGATATTTTAGGAGCAATTCATACCTGTTTTATATTGGTTGGTAGTGTGTCCCTCGGACAGTTTAGGAGGCGTAGTTCACATAATAGCGACCTGAGCCGTTTTTGCGGACTGAATACTGACCTTGAAATAAATACACAAACAAATGTTCCCATTCTACGTAGTGAGATACTAAAACTTATTTACAGTAAGAAAAAGTAACTGTTCGAGCTCTTCGACGTTATTGATTTTATTACGTCCCTCAGCGTTCATTATAAATTAAATAAAGTCGTCCCGTGgattttaaatttacttttaaggAGACAGAGCTGTAACCTTTGACTGTGGCTGTAAACTCATATTTAAGTATCGAGTGGAGGAATTCACTCGTCGGCAGGTGCTGGTAAATGGGAGTGGCATAGATTTGAGGGTCAGTATGGAGAtggtgggctgaacggcctgatACTTTAAACTCCTTCATGTAAGTAGCAATATTTCCCCTGGTTCCACACTCCGTCTTTTCTGACCAGATAGAAGGCAGCCATTGGCCGTCTGGTTGGTTTATTCCCGCTCTGTGTGAAATCCCACCACCTTCATTCCCCAGTTATTCCTCGGTAACACATTCTCACCAGCATAACTATTAACATCCTCTCCCTGGTTCTCCCAACAGCCACCTATCCTTGGCACCCAAGATCAATGCTGTTTTTGCGTTATGTTTCATACTGTCCGCCTCCCTCGTTTTTGGACGCCTTGTAAAATCCCACGGTGCCGCGGCGTTACCTTCTACAACTGTACAGTATTGAACTTTAGAAAGTAGAGAGGACATTGTCCCAACCATATACACTTTAATGGCTTAATTTGATCCTATATTAGTAACACAGTGCACTGGATACTTGGTAAGGATTAAATATGGATATAAAGGTGAAGGCAGAACGTATGGGAACAATCAGAGATCTACCTGTTTTTAATGCAAGGATACGATGAATTTATGTTAATATCCACAACGTGAAAATGTCACAAAACCCAATGGGATGATTTTTGATTTTGATCCCCCCGCCCCAATCCAGGGGATTTGACTCATATTGGTCACTTCATAAATATTCAGTTCGTCGAGAGAATCTGATCGTTCTAGCTCCAGCTGTTGTCAGCAGGGTCAGATTTTGGATACGTCGAAACAGATCTATCTCCAACAGACGGGTGAAAGCTGCACCGGCTCCGTGAAACCACCAAGCCGGAAGCTCCTTCCATTGCCACTGATATCGATTAGATGTCCTTATTTTTTCTAACTCTAGTGTCCGAAATTCAAATTGTTGTGAACAAGCACGGGGCGTCAAACAAAGGGGAAAGGGAGATCTGTGACCCATGTGAACGCAAACCCACTCTCCCCGTGGATGATGCCCAGGGTTAGCGTCTCTTCCAGACGTGATCCGATATGGGCACTGGTTCTCCCTACAACCCCTCGTCCCCCTTCCCGAGAATGTGGCCCTCAAATACCCAGCTCCTTCGCGATGCGACCCTGCCCCAACTGGTGCTGCGTGGGCCCCGCTCTCCACAAGATCCGGATCGCTCCTCACAGGCGAGCGCTCAGTTCAGAACCGCTCTCTCCTGTCCTTTACTGGGTCCAAGCACACGGTTAGATACATCAAAGTCAATTACTTGCAGCGTAGACGCAGATGCTCTCTCGctcagagtcctgacgaaggcagAGTTAACAAGAGTTCACTCCGGTCCTACAGAGTAGGACAGAATGATCCCCACTTCATCGAATCGTCTCCGCGCTCCGCTCTCTCCGTCAATCCCCAAGTGCAATGAAAGAGCTTTTCATTGGTCTCCGCACTTTATTCTGTCCCAGTCCCATCAGCATTCACTGACTCGAAGTACAGATTTCACCCGA is a window of Mobula birostris isolate sMobBir1 chromosome 10, sMobBir1.hap1, whole genome shotgun sequence DNA encoding:
- the cited1 gene encoding cbp/p300-interacting transactivator 1, which translates into the protein MSSLVYPGLKECETVAMLHYGGSVIRSRVPSGPSGQFNAGLIASCGVQKQQFTLHGPQLLASFQLQKLNSQYHSSALQPAPPSGDNQASGAVQSPAQAIPGAPAPHAPGIIDTDLIDEDVLMTLVLELGLDRVDELPELWLGHNEFDFTSDVTSVTC